Proteins co-encoded in one Paracrocinitomix mangrovi genomic window:
- a CDS encoding O-antigen ligase family protein: protein MTGIKSNNIDNIGLKGILFALLIGVVLIFPPYLFFGTLGYALSTITLDRVNKERIHFPKFYLFFIALYLLFGLSLLWTDNLKLGQRDLEFKLLLLAAPLIFTFINWKKRDLEFFFLFFNLVIFGIFLKNLFDFIVIHELSWGWFSYESNAMNIHPTYMGMYAGFAAIIAFYQFVFKVENSVLSKWSWTKYLWLLFFIGNSTYVYMVSSKAGILGLLLGVMFVLGALAFKVLKRRTFNVFLIFFFLTGLLGVSYILTTAKFAKTTASLKAYISDSDAFRNENKDQIQSDVARVLVWDTSLKLIAENPFGVGPGDVQQKLNQKYEEFGYVKLREKELNPHSQYLQTAFGIGIPGLVLLLCIFGYSLFSGIRRKSLLSIVFGLLILFNALFESILELQVGIFFVVFFTLILDSYSNYKLKHG from the coding sequence ATGACAGGGATTAAATCAAATAATATAGACAATATAGGCTTGAAAGGAATTCTTTTCGCATTGCTTATTGGAGTTGTTTTAATTTTTCCTCCATATCTGTTTTTTGGAACTTTAGGATATGCATTAAGCACAATTACACTAGATAGAGTAAATAAAGAGCGAATTCACTTTCCTAAGTTTTATCTGTTTTTTATTGCCCTGTATTTATTGTTTGGATTATCCCTTTTATGGACGGACAATTTAAAACTTGGTCAAAGAGATCTGGAATTTAAATTATTGTTGTTAGCGGCACCTTTGATTTTTACTTTTATCAATTGGAAAAAAAGAGATTTGGAATTTTTCTTTCTGTTTTTCAACCTGGTAATCTTTGGCATCTTTTTAAAGAATTTATTTGATTTTATTGTGATTCACGAACTTTCATGGGGTTGGTTTTCTTATGAATCAAATGCCATGAATATTCATCCAACTTATATGGGGATGTATGCTGGTTTTGCTGCCATTATTGCATTTTATCAATTTGTATTTAAGGTGGAAAATTCTGTGCTTTCAAAATGGAGTTGGACAAAATATCTGTGGCTCTTGTTTTTCATAGGTAACTCAACTTATGTGTATATGGTGAGTTCTAAAGCCGGAATTTTAGGTTTGTTATTGGGTGTTATGTTTGTTTTGGGAGCCTTGGCTTTTAAAGTACTTAAACGAAGAACATTTAATGTTTTCTTGATTTTTTTCTTCCTTACAGGATTGTTAGGTGTAAGCTATATTCTAACAACTGCCAAGTTTGCCAAAACTACTGCCTCATTAAAGGCTTACATTTCAGACTCAGATGCTTTTAGGAATGAAAATAAAGACCAAATCCAAAGTGATGTCGCAAGAGTATTAGTTTGGGATACATCTTTAAAATTGATAGCTGAAAATCCTTTTGGTGTAGGTCCGGGTGATGTACAACAAAAACTAAATCAGAAGTATGAAGAGTTTGGTTATGTCAAGCTTAGAGAAAAGGAATTAAATCCCCATTCACAGTACTTACAAACAGCTTTTGGAATCGGAATACCAGGTTTGGTTCTCTTGCTATGTATTTTTGGATATTCGCTTTTTTCAGGAATTAGGCGTAAATCTTTGTTGTCTATTGTTTTTGGCCTATTAATTTTGTTTAACGCACTTTTTGAAAGTATTCTTGAATTGCAGGTAGGGATATTCTTCGTGGTCTTCTTTACCTTAATTTTGGATAGCTATTCTAATTATAAGCTCAAACATGGATAA
- a CDS encoding O-antigen ligase family protein has translation MPNDKLKSVILTLFFTLGVYTSAINLFKLKGFSVYGFRVLLVALVAYFIYVGFKEKKLLNFNKLERLFLLFVGSYVVLGVFYLPVITSKGFFVKEMFYWAIALCILFVTFKFRAFFENKVELKDLIYRVHLYLLAIIFVFVLFEMITAYHFGMQVRFTDRLFKNDPNRIIYSPFFTFINPNNLAFYTLTTTSLILLFYRDKSFASRLFMFCSAALLLGITESRLNIISLGLLTIILVLPYLSKIKKDIVVIGSVVGVLVVSVFTTGIKQLEPSEEILEYHRVKDSVENALLGELELDSLMQDSLVNPDKSANIRVGIVKNSFNAMKESNYLGLGPGQFKSKLVSEELEYDVEGIQSPHGFLWKIVANYGIPGLTLLLFLVVGWLSILIKQFKFTLELLYHLTFIAILFINSFGPSEFLMQAYVWTTIGLYVLLYGITTSQQKNTQ, from the coding sequence GTGCCAAACGATAAACTAAAGTCGGTCATATTAACCCTGTTTTTTACACTTGGTGTTTATACTTCTGCTATAAACTTGTTTAAGCTAAAAGGGTTTTCAGTATATGGTTTTAGAGTTTTATTGGTGGCATTGGTAGCCTATTTTATTTATGTAGGTTTTAAAGAAAAAAAGCTGTTAAACTTCAACAAATTAGAAAGACTGTTCTTGCTGTTTGTCGGAAGTTATGTAGTTCTTGGTGTTTTCTATCTTCCTGTGATTACTTCAAAAGGATTTTTTGTCAAAGAAATGTTTTATTGGGCGATAGCGTTGTGTATTCTATTCGTCACGTTTAAGTTCAGAGCCTTTTTTGAAAATAAGGTAGAATTAAAAGATCTGATTTACCGCGTCCATCTGTATTTACTGGCAATCATCTTTGTTTTTGTGCTGTTTGAAATGATCACGGCATACCATTTTGGGATGCAAGTAAGATTCACGGATCGCTTATTTAAAAATGACCCTAATAGAATAATTTACTCGCCTTTTTTCACTTTTATTAATCCTAACAATCTTGCATTTTATACACTAACAACTACCAGTTTAATCTTGCTATTTTACAGAGATAAATCTTTTGCATCCAGATTGTTCATGTTCTGCAGTGCTGCTTTGTTGTTGGGAATAACTGAGTCTAGATTAAATATCATCAGCCTTGGTTTATTGACAATAATTTTGGTTCTTCCTTATTTAAGTAAAATCAAAAAAGATATTGTTGTAATAGGTTCTGTTGTGGGTGTTCTAGTTGTTTCTGTATTTACTACAGGTATTAAACAGTTAGAGCCCAGTGAGGAAATATTAGAGTATCACAGAGTGAAAGATTCTGTTGAAAATGCCTTATTGGGAGAGTTAGAACTAGATTCACTTATGCAAGATTCACTGGTAAATCCTGACAAATCAGCCAATATTAGAGTGGGTATTGTGAAAAACTCATTCAATGCAATGAAAGAATCAAATTACCTTGGACTTGGTCCTGGTCAATTTAAATCTAAATTAGTTTCAGAAGAGTTGGAGTATGACGTTGAAGGAATTCAGTCTCCGCACGGGTTCTTATGGAAAATTGTTGCCAATTATGGCATTCCCGGTTTAACATTGTTGCTCTTTTTAGTTGTTGGTTGGTTGTCAATTTTAATCAAACAATTTAAGTTTACATTAGAATTGCTTTATCACCTTACTTTCATTGCCATTTTATTTATCAACTCATTTGGACCAAGCGAGTTTCTCATGCAAGCATATGTATGGACTACTATTGGTTTATATGTATTGTTGTATGGTATAACCACCTCTCAACAAAAGAACACACAATAA
- a CDS encoding glycosyltransferase family 4 protein encodes MQKVCHISTVHHISDTRVFYKECKTVASRGFDVYLLITNDKAEKIDGVNIVPFKKRKSRIARLLLNSNFAWIKALRTKSKIFHLHDPELIYSGLILKCFGKKVVYDMHELVYHQISDKNWLGGKFVRRIVRGIYKGYESLAVRFFDYIVLAEDGYKDYFDKHYKKRLHKIVFIRNYPMIDVILSYKRDRQNQNKMILTYAGGLTKIRGIKEVCDAVKDLDLPVEFEVMGKWQDEEYRKACTEGNDKVKDYGLLKLEQVYEKMINADVGVCNLYFVDNYLTSLPVKSFEYMICSLPMLMSEFPYWKEIYSDCAVFVNPVNVDDIREKIKWCYENQDKIREMGEEGKRIAVEKYSWSAELDRLVGCYEKLK; translated from the coding sequence ATGCAAAAAGTTTGTCACATATCTACAGTTCATCACATTTCTGATACCAGAGTGTTTTACAAAGAATGTAAAACAGTGGCTAGTAGAGGATTTGATGTGTATCTGTTGATTACAAATGATAAGGCAGAAAAAATTGATGGTGTAAACATAGTTCCTTTTAAAAAGAGGAAATCTCGAATTGCACGTTTGCTTTTAAACTCGAATTTTGCCTGGATAAAGGCACTACGAACAAAATCAAAGATCTTTCATTTACACGACCCTGAATTAATCTATTCAGGACTAATTTTAAAGTGTTTTGGAAAAAAAGTTGTCTATGATATGCATGAGTTGGTGTATCATCAGATATCAGATAAAAATTGGTTAGGTGGAAAGTTTGTAAGACGAATTGTTAGAGGAATCTATAAAGGATATGAATCCTTAGCAGTTCGGTTTTTTGACTATATCGTTTTAGCAGAAGATGGTTATAAAGATTATTTTGATAAGCACTATAAAAAGCGTTTGCATAAAATAGTTTTCATCAGAAATTACCCAATGATTGATGTGATTTTATCTTATAAAAGAGATAGACAAAATCAAAATAAAATGATCCTTACTTATGCCGGGGGATTAACAAAAATCAGGGGAATTAAGGAAGTGTGTGATGCGGTAAAAGATTTGGATCTTCCGGTTGAATTTGAAGTGATGGGTAAATGGCAGGATGAAGAATATAGAAAAGCCTGTACTGAAGGAAATGATAAAGTAAAGGATTACGGTTTACTCAAATTAGAGCAGGTTTATGAGAAGATGATCAATGCAGACGTTGGGGTTTGTAATCTGTATTTTGTAGATAATTATTTAACCTCATTACCGGTAAAATCATTTGAGTACATGATTTGCAGTTTACCAATGCTGATGTCTGAGTTTCCTTATTGGAAAGAAATTTATTCAGATTGTGCAGTGTTCGTCAATCCTGTAAATGTGGATGATATCAGAGAAAAAATTAAATGGTGTTACGAAAATCAAGATAAAATAAGAGAAATGGGAGAAGAAGGAAAGAGAATAGCTGTTGAAAAGTATAGCTGGTCAGCAGAATTAGATAGGCTGGTAGGCTGCTATGAAAAGTTAAAATAA
- a CDS encoding glycosyltransferase produces MKVLFLANFYPNTTQPYRGAFFREQAKAVANQEVSVDIISPILFSVKDKVVKEDFQLKSFEEKSGINVLTKGATNYGGRFEIYQEKKFVQIAIRLYKKYVKEHGKPDLIHAHFGIWAGWAAYKIGKKFNVPYIITEHSSHLLKDSYSSSTKKKLQKLYDNAASVIVVGTELKDKLEKKFNLNQVNYIPNVVDTNLFKPIDVQKENLIVDIGQLRKLKRFDLLIEAFSILKNDFPDYKLEIIGQGPERSNLEKLIQKLGLQDAVNLPGPKTHQEITGILSKAKLFAHCSEVETFGVVYIEAMAVGLPCVATNTGGAQMLINESNGLLCEKWESTEIAKQMIKAIRQIENYKPEDIRKQVVSQFSFEVVGEKIRSVYRDSIKN; encoded by the coding sequence ATGAAAGTGCTGTTTCTAGCTAATTTTTATCCAAATACAACGCAGCCATATAGAGGAGCTTTTTTCAGAGAGCAAGCAAAAGCAGTAGCCAATCAAGAAGTTTCGGTTGATATTATCAGTCCAATTTTATTTAGTGTAAAGGACAAAGTAGTCAAAGAAGATTTTCAATTAAAATCGTTTGAAGAAAAATCCGGAATTAATGTTCTTACTAAAGGTGCTACAAATTATGGGGGTAGATTTGAAATCTATCAAGAGAAAAAGTTTGTACAAATTGCCATTAGACTTTATAAAAAGTATGTAAAAGAGCATGGAAAGCCGGACCTTATTCATGCACATTTTGGCATATGGGCCGGATGGGCAGCCTATAAAATTGGTAAGAAATTTAATGTGCCTTATATCATTACCGAACATTCAAGTCATTTATTGAAAGACTCCTATTCATCCTCTACTAAGAAGAAATTGCAGAAATTGTATGACAATGCAGCATCTGTAATTGTTGTAGGTACAGAACTGAAAGATAAATTGGAGAAGAAATTCAACTTGAATCAAGTTAATTATATTCCAAATGTCGTAGATACTAACTTGTTTAAGCCGATTGATGTACAAAAAGAAAATCTCATTGTAGATATTGGACAATTGAGGAAATTAAAAAGATTTGATCTGTTAATTGAGGCTTTTTCAATTTTGAAGAATGACTTTCCAGATTACAAATTGGAGATAATTGGTCAGGGTCCTGAAAGAAGTAACCTAGAAAAGTTGATTCAAAAATTAGGTTTGCAAGATGCTGTAAATTTACCTGGACCCAAAACACATCAAGAAATTACGGGAATTTTAAGTAAAGCCAAACTATTTGCTCATTGTAGTGAAGTAGAGACTTTTGGTGTAGTTTACATTGAAGCAATGGCGGTTGGCTTGCCCTGTGTTGCTACTAATACCGGTGGTGCACAAATGCTTATAAATGAAAGCAACGGCTTACTTTGCGAAAAATGGGAAAGTACTGAAATAGCGAAACAAATGATAAAGGCTATTCGTCAAATAGAAAATTACAAGCCAGAGGACATAAGAAAACAAGTTGTTAGTCAATTTTCTTTTGAGGTTGTGGGAGAAAAAATAAGAAGTGTTTATAGGGATTCAATTAAAAATTAG
- a CDS encoding lipopolysaccharide biosynthesis protein — translation MSIYQKIKKSDFSKNVLKLFTGTFIAQAIPFLVLPFLQKYFYSPAEFAAFAAFSRIGDLFMTIAVFRLEQGIVLTKDRSELIGIFGLIKRLLLAMSVISLLLVVFFNSYIEEFLDEDRIGDFLYLVPLMVFAYGIYITAYYYLNKEGKFGFMARSKVIQTVSAETVKVLGGVFGLSVIGLILGRILGIVAAFIYIIFPFFKSKDQVFTVKSTKEQRKVAFSRQKDFAYFSTPSTLSATVISFVTLAIVIDSFGKDEAGNFAVSLQYIAALFGVLSVSFSQVFFNRISKIEIRSELRRVYISWAKRLFIPAGFAVVVIYLIPQNWVVQFLGDEWSTFMPVSRILIWGLSVQFVSSALSLIYARLNKQRVMLIFDIIHIIMVVSGLMLGKYFTATLEGMLWGYTIVQIIFYLLAITLAVIFINRSKLLKDESAVSS, via the coding sequence ATGAGTATTTATCAAAAAATAAAGAAGTCTGATTTTTCTAAAAATGTTCTTAAGTTATTTACAGGGACATTTATTGCTCAGGCTATTCCATTTTTAGTACTGCCATTCCTGCAAAAATATTTTTACTCGCCGGCAGAGTTTGCCGCATTTGCTGCATTTAGTAGAATAGGGGATTTATTCATGACAATAGCTGTTTTCAGGCTTGAACAAGGTATCGTCTTGACAAAAGATCGATCGGAACTGATAGGAATATTTGGACTAATCAAACGCTTGTTATTGGCTATGTCGGTAATCAGCTTGTTGTTGGTTGTCTTCTTTAACAGTTACATTGAGGAGTTTTTAGATGAAGATAGGATAGGAGATTTTCTTTACCTGGTACCATTGATGGTATTTGCTTACGGAATCTATATTACTGCTTATTATTATTTGAACAAAGAAGGGAAATTTGGATTCATGGCAAGATCCAAAGTGATTCAAACAGTGTCTGCAGAAACTGTTAAGGTGTTGGGTGGAGTTTTTGGTTTGTCAGTTATAGGATTGATTTTAGGAAGAATTTTAGGGATTGTTGCTGCTTTTATCTATATCATTTTCCCATTCTTCAAGTCAAAAGATCAAGTATTTACAGTAAAATCTACAAAGGAGCAAAGAAAAGTTGCCTTTAGTAGACAAAAGGATTTTGCATATTTCTCTACTCCTTCTACTTTATCTGCTACTGTCATTTCATTTGTGACACTGGCGATAGTTATAGATAGCTTTGGCAAGGATGAGGCTGGTAACTTTGCGGTATCTCTGCAATATATTGCAGCTTTATTTGGTGTTTTAAGTGTTTCATTTTCACAAGTGTTTTTTAACCGCATTTCCAAAATTGAGATCAGATCTGAATTGAGAAGAGTTTATATAAGTTGGGCAAAAAGATTATTTATACCTGCCGGATTTGCAGTTGTAGTGATCTATTTAATACCACAAAACTGGGTAGTTCAATTTTTAGGTGATGAGTGGAGTACTTTTATGCCGGTATCCCGAATTTTAATTTGGGGCTTGAGCGTTCAATTTGTTTCTTCAGCTTTGTCATTGATTTATGCTAGATTGAATAAGCAAAGAGTAATGCTGATTTTTGACATTATACATATCATAATGGTAGTATCCGGTTTGATGTTAGGAAAGTATTTTACAGCAACGCTTGAAGGTATGCTGTGGGGATATACCATAGTTCAAATCATCTTCTATTTATTAGCTATAACTTTGGCTGTGATTTTTATTAACCGTTCAAAACTGTTGAAAGATGAAAGTGCTGTTTCTAGCTAA
- a CDS encoding class I SAM-dependent methyltransferase, translated as MPSNLSKKELHDIIQWDVKTWSRALNFWEQNADLSAGKTVLAIGEREGGLSLWLAQKGLKVTCTDYNDFPSTTEKMHQDYGVSDLIEYHNKVDVTDLSRYPDNHFDFVVFKSVIGVLSEKDRQQKALDEIYRVLKDGGSLIFAENLKATKLHGWLRKKFIRWNHYWRYLHLKDDMDLFSKFQKRIYKTEGFLSNFGRSEKQRSLLAGFDKSVKWMTPKSWRYVLMGVLTK; from the coding sequence ATGCCAAGTAACCTTTCAAAAAAGGAATTACATGACATCATTCAATGGGATGTTAAAACCTGGAGTAGGGCATTGAATTTTTGGGAGCAAAACGCAGATTTATCGGCAGGTAAAACGGTATTAGCAATTGGTGAAAGAGAAGGAGGGTTGTCGCTTTGGCTTGCGCAAAAAGGACTGAAGGTAACTTGCACAGATTACAATGATTTTCCCAGTACTACAGAGAAGATGCATCAGGATTATGGTGTTTCAGATTTGATTGAATATCACAATAAAGTTGATGTAACTGATTTATCAAGATATCCCGATAACCATTTTGACTTTGTTGTTTTCAAAAGCGTAATTGGTGTATTGTCAGAAAAGGATAGGCAGCAAAAAGCGTTAGATGAAATTTATCGAGTGCTCAAGGACGGAGGTTCACTGATTTTTGCAGAAAACTTAAAGGCAACTAAATTACATGGATGGTTGCGTAAAAAATTCATTCGTTGGAATCATTACTGGAGATATTTGCATTTAAAGGATGACATGGATTTATTTTCCAAATTCCAAAAACGTATTTATAAAACAGAAGGATTTTTATCAAATTTTGGTAGAAGCGAAAAACAACGTTCTCTTTTGGCAGGTTTTGATAAAAGCGTAAAATGGATGACGCCTAAATCCTGGCGATATGTATTAATGGGAGTTCTGACTAAATAA
- the rny gene encoding ribonuclease Y, protein MDITSIIIGSAIGLAVGAIVVFILQKTALKSKSQSILKEAEAEGEAIKKDKIIQAKEKFLQLKEEHESKVRKRERNIQSLEDKTKNKEKSLNQKLGDINRKNKEVDNLKQELDDQMELIENKKKEIEKLHQKQVVELSNISGLQVDEAKTQLMEALKEEARTDAMAYIKEIVDEAKINANKEAKKIVVQSIQRVATEQAIENSVSVFNIESDEMKGRIIGREGRNIRALEAATGVEIIVDDTPEAIILSCFDAVRREVARLALHQLVSDGRIHPARIEEVVAKTKKSLNEEIIETGRRTCIDLGIHGLHPELMKMVGRMKYRSSYGQNLLQHSREVANLCAIMASELGLNVKLAKRAGLLHDIGKVPEDEPELPHAILGMKLAEKNGEKEEVCNAIGAHHDEIEMTNLISPIVQVCDAISGARPGARREIAESYIKRIKELETTALGFEGVIKSYAIQAGRELRVMVEAEKVNDQRADELSFIISQKIQNEMTYPGQVKVTVIREKRAVHYAK, encoded by the coding sequence ATGGACATTACAAGTATTATTATTGGATCAGCTATTGGCCTTGCAGTGGGAGCAATAGTTGTTTTTATTCTACAAAAAACTGCTTTAAAATCTAAGTCGCAAAGCATATTGAAAGAGGCAGAGGCCGAAGGTGAAGCGATTAAAAAGGACAAAATAATTCAGGCTAAAGAAAAGTTCTTACAATTAAAAGAAGAACACGAAAGCAAGGTTAGAAAGCGTGAGAGAAATATTCAAAGTTTAGAAGATAAAACTAAGAATAAAGAGAAAAGTCTGAATCAGAAATTAGGTGATATCAATCGAAAAAATAAAGAAGTAGACAACTTAAAACAAGAGTTGGATGATCAGATGGAATTGATTGAAAACAAAAAGAAAGAGATTGAAAAGTTGCACCAAAAACAAGTAGTAGAATTATCTAATATTTCAGGTTTACAAGTTGATGAAGCTAAAACTCAGTTAATGGAAGCTTTAAAAGAAGAGGCGAGAACTGATGCTATGGCTTACATCAAAGAAATAGTTGATGAAGCGAAAATTAACGCAAACAAGGAAGCTAAGAAAATTGTAGTTCAATCTATCCAAAGAGTAGCTACCGAACAAGCAATCGAGAATTCAGTATCTGTATTCAATATTGAGTCAGATGAAATGAAAGGTAGAATTATTGGTAGAGAAGGAAGAAATATTAGAGCATTAGAAGCTGCAACCGGAGTTGAAATTATTGTTGATGATACTCCTGAAGCTATTATTCTTTCATGCTTTGATGCTGTAAGAAGAGAAGTAGCAAGATTGGCGTTACACCAGTTAGTTTCGGATGGGAGAATCCACCCGGCAAGAATTGAAGAAGTTGTTGCTAAAACTAAGAAGTCATTGAACGAAGAGATCATTGAAACAGGAAGAAGAACTTGTATTGATCTTGGAATTCATGGGTTGCATCCTGAGTTGATGAAGATGGTTGGTAGAATGAAGTATCGTTCGTCATACGGACAAAATCTATTACAACACTCTAGAGAAGTAGCTAATTTATGTGCAATAATGGCTTCTGAACTTGGTTTGAATGTTAAGCTAGCTAAAAGAGCAGGTTTACTGCATGATATAGGTAAAGTGCCTGAAGATGAGCCGGAATTGCCTCACGCTATTTTAGGTATGAAATTGGCTGAAAAAAATGGTGAAAAAGAAGAGGTTTGCAATGCAATCGGAGCTCACCATGATGAAATTGAAATGACTAATTTAATTTCTCCAATTGTTCAGGTTTGTGATGCCATTTCAGGAGCACGTCCGGGAGCGCGTAGAGAGATAGCCGAATCTTATATCAAACGTATTAAAGAATTAGAGACAACAGCTCTTGGTTTTGAGGGTGTAATTAAGTCATATGCAATTCAAGCAGGTAGAGAGCTACGTGTTATGGTTGAAGCTGAAAAAGTAAATGACCAAAGAGCTGATGAATTGTCATTCATTATTTCACAAAAAATCCAAAATGAGATGACTTATCCGGGACAAGTAAAAGTTACCGTGATAAGAGAGAAAAGAGCAGTGCATTATGCCAAGTAA
- a CDS encoding cell division protein ZapA produces MDKIPLKIIIAGRTYPLTIKKEEEAIIKAAAERINSNIKKLQGSYAVKDMQDLLAMTSLQLAVQSNNSGNTNVSVQSQPDFSEDIQKIIEKLDKAL; encoded by the coding sequence ATGGATAAGATCCCTTTAAAAATAATTATTGCTGGAAGAACTTATCCTTTGACGATAAAAAAGGAGGAGGAAGCTATTATTAAAGCTGCCGCCGAAAGAATAAACTCTAATATAAAGAAGCTACAGGGAAGCTATGCTGTAAAAGATATGCAGGATTTGTTGGCCATGACTTCTTTACAATTAGCAGTACAGTCTAACAATAGTGGAAATACTAATGTTTCTGTACAAAGTCAACCTGACTTTAGCGAAGACATTCAGAAAATTATAGAAAAGCTAGACAAAGCTTTGTAG
- a CDS encoding M23 family metallopeptidase has product MKFILSLLFFSAFIGYAQPYAEKQIDFENIDLLPPMKIPLILAGNFGEMRSNHFHTGLDIKTQGVEGQKLYSIDEGTVSRVRVSPWGYGLAVYIDHPNGLTSVYAHMQSFSKQIDSLVFALQESNETYILDEAVLDKGIKVNRGQLIGLSGNSGSSSAPHLHFEVRETKTEHALNPLLFSCYQKRIHDKTKPTLKGLKVYAVTEKGYMIPGKSKYFYVKFINGNHLVNDGAPIDVSEFITENSFMAFAFHVTDRLDGAGNVCGVHNTFLSKGEDVLHEQKTDYINFDHNRFLNSHQDYYEFDQNRRNIHKNFKTVVNPLPIYPKAGGLVKWKDCKGKYSFKAIDVHGNWIRLNFEITISDNATKANNPFDTPNNYYFPDSVNTLLQDDFQVLMEPGTFYEPLQKIFKVNEESQYMSNEFQFSESEIPVQKRFDVRIKTPQLRSDFPVSKLGIGVISDKGWMSFLGGDYINGWVESSSRSFGTFVLTVDSVAPVITPLDFNEGKIVSRYSNVQLTIEDNLSGVSKYKAYFNDHWVLMEYNRRKKRYVINFDERTKKHMLKGDNKLRIWASDSKGNEIEKTWTIQY; this is encoded by the coding sequence ATGAAATTTATTCTTAGTCTATTATTTTTTTCAGCATTCATTGGATATGCTCAACCTTATGCCGAAAAACAAATTGATTTTGAAAATATCGATTTGCTTCCTCCAATGAAGATTCCTTTGATATTGGCCGGAAACTTTGGTGAAATGAGAAGTAATCACTTTCACACAGGCTTAGACATCAAAACCCAAGGAGTTGAAGGTCAAAAATTGTATAGTATTGATGAAGGAACTGTTTCAAGAGTTAGAGTATCTCCTTGGGGCTATGGATTAGCAGTGTACATTGATCACCCTAATGGATTGACATCAGTTTATGCGCATATGCAGTCTTTTTCAAAACAAATAGACTCCTTAGTATTTGCCTTACAAGAATCTAATGAAACATATATTTTGGATGAAGCAGTATTGGACAAGGGAATCAAAGTTAACAGGGGACAACTCATTGGTTTATCCGGAAATTCAGGAAGTTCAAGTGCACCTCATCTCCATTTTGAAGTAAGAGAAACTAAAACAGAACATGCCCTTAATCCTTTATTATTTAGTTGCTATCAGAAAAGAATTCATGACAAAACTAAACCTACTTTAAAAGGACTTAAAGTTTATGCTGTTACAGAAAAGGGCTATATGATTCCAGGTAAATCAAAGTATTTTTATGTAAAGTTCATCAATGGTAATCATTTAGTAAATGATGGTGCACCAATTGATGTTAGTGAGTTTATTACTGAAAATTCATTTATGGCATTTGCCTTTCATGTTACTGACAGATTGGATGGAGCAGGAAACGTTTGTGGTGTTCACAACACTTTTTTATCCAAAGGCGAAGACGTATTACATGAGCAAAAAACCGACTATATCAATTTTGATCACAACAGATTCTTGAACTCTCATCAGGACTACTATGAATTTGATCAAAATAGAAGAAACATTCATAAAAACTTTAAGACTGTTGTAAATCCATTGCCTATTTATCCAAAAGCAGGAGGATTAGTAAAATGGAAAGATTGCAAAGGCAAGTACAGCTTTAAGGCTATAGATGTTCATGGAAATTGGATCAGACTCAATTTTGAAATTACTATTTCTGATAATGCAACAAAAGCCAATAACCCTTTTGACACTCCTAATAATTATTACTTCCCGGATTCTGTCAACACTTTACTTCAAGATGATTTTCAAGTACTAATGGAGCCGGGCACATTTTATGAACCGCTTCAAAAAATATTCAAAGTGAATGAAGAAAGCCAGTACATGAGTAATGAATTTCAATTTAGCGAATCAGAAATTCCCGTACAAAAACGATTTGATGTTAGAATCAAAACTCCGCAATTGAGAAGCGATTTTCCGGTAAGCAAATTGGGAATTGGAGTTATATCTGACAAGGGATGGATGAGCTTTTTAGGAGGAGATTATATTAATGGATGGGTAGAGTCTTCATCCAGATCATTTGGAACTTTTGTTTTAACTGTTGATTCAGTAGCCCCGGTAATAACACCTTTAGATTTTAATGAAGGTAAGATTGTGAGCAGATACAGCAACGTTCAGTTAACTATTGAAGACAATCTATCCGGAGTAAGTAAATACAAGGCCTATTTCAATGATCATTGGGTGTTAATGGAATACAACAGACGTAAAAAGAGATACGTTATCAACTTTGATGAACGAACCAAAAAACATATGCTCAAAGGAGATAATAAACTTAGAATCTGGGCAAGCGACAGTAAGGGCAATGAAATTGAAAAAACCTGGACCATTCAGTACTAG